A section of the Hevea brasiliensis isolate MT/VB/25A 57/8 chromosome 17, ASM3005281v1, whole genome shotgun sequence genome encodes:
- the LOC110642818 gene encoding DNA-directed RNA polymerase I subunit RPA12: MAHSRGHRFMFCDLCGTMLSLKTLQYAECPLCKFKKSAKEVIGKEIHYKVTAEDMRRDLGISHFEGKMEVKDMEINKKCEKCSNTKLKFSTRQMRSADEGQTTFYHCPSCLHTFSEN; this comes from the exons ATGGCACATTCTCGCGGACATCGTTTTATGTTCTGTGACCTATGTGGGACGATGCTATCTTTGAAAACACTTCAATATGCTGAGTGTCCTTTGTGCAAATTTAAGAAAAGTGCAAAAG AGGTAATTGGAAAAGAAATACATTATAAAGTCACTGCTGAG GATATGAGAAGGGATCTGGGTATCTCACATTTTGAAGGAAAGATGGAGGTGAAAGACATGGAG ATAAATAAGAAATGTGAAAAATGCAGCAACACAAAGCTTAAATTTTCCACCAGACAA ATGAGATCAGCAGATGAGGGGCAGACTACTTTCTATCACTGTCCTAGTTGTTTACATACTTTTAGCGAGAATTGA
- the LOC110642794 gene encoding RING-H2 finger protein ATL43, translated as MLLLCKFNNAFFFASIFLLYLISLFPLLFADVDSRITPPPDAPFMTTSFSSPPSPPPFPDFLNSSSPFKPSIAVVVGVLTTMFSITLLLLLYTKHCKRGNVVVYNGFHSDSISRTGYAPSTARKNSGIDRAVIESLPIFRFSSLRGQKDGLECAVCLTRFEPPEVLRLLPKCKHAFHVECVDTWLDAHCTCPLCRYRVDPEDILLIDHASSNILHGNHLRPPPEDPESLDVESRKAETQSEICRRISGRHSSAGEKASGFLPQIVVQRPTAGSERVPSGSHNHSSNGPTSFARRSLDIGSLRKKSNSESVAVGCFDRYQSNQRKDGLLLTNDDGDGDGDGDGDNRESKKTVLGAVGDMTRLEHRIIVSGSGFHQRWSDVQPSDLLYLRSELIISGSRRLSTAFGSRPSVGRQQQQQNAEGEGNERVGESIDEESGRSVINSRSVSEITGLNRFSSRESNNSRHHRERQAGVVSRWLAWISSRSQKDVRANRTPTDVAA; from the coding sequence ATGCTTCTTCTCTGCAAATTCAATAACGCTTTCTTCTTCGCCTCTATCTTCCTCCTCTACTTAATTTCTCTCTTTCCTCTTTTATTTGCCGACGTTGATTCAAGAATAACGCCTCCTCCTGATGCTCCCTTTATGACCACTTCCTTCTCCAGTCCACCGTCCCCTCCCCCATTTCCAGATTTTCTTAATTCCTCTTCACCTTTCAAGCCCAGCATTGCCGTTGTTGTCGGCGTCTTAACCACCATGTTTTCTATTACCTTGCTTCTGCTTCTCTACACCAAACACTGCAAGCGTGGCAACGTCGTCGTTTACAATGGTTTTCACTCTGATTCCATCAGCCGGACAGGATACGCACCTTCTACAGCCAGAAAGAACTCAGGGATTGACCGGGCCGTCATTGAGTCGCTACCCATATTCCGATTCAGCTCACTCAGAGGCCAAAAGGATGGCCTCGAATGCGCTGTTTGCTTGACCAGGTTCGAGCCCCCAGAGGTTCTCAGATTGCTTCCTAAATGCAAGCACGCTTTTCATGTCGAATGCGTTGATACTTGGCTCGACGCCCATTGTACCTGCCCTCTCTGCCGCTACCGAGTCGACCCAGAAGATATTCTCTTGATCGACCACGCCTCCAGCAATATCCTCCATGGCAACCACTTACGGCCACCGCCAGAAGATCCGGAGTCGTTGGATGTGGAGAGCAGGAAAGCAGAGACCCAATCTGAGATATGTCGGAGAATTTCGGGTAGGCACTCTTCCGCTGGCGAGAAGGCAAGTGGTTTCCTTCCTCAAATTGTGGTGCAGAGACCAACTGCGGGGTCCGAGCGCGTTCCCTCTGGCTCCCACAATCATAGTAGTAATGGTCCGACGTCGTTTGCTAGGAGGTCGTTGGACATTGGTAGTTTGAGAAAGAAGAGTAATAGCGAGTCTGTAGCCGTTGGGTGCTTTGACCGTTACCAGTCGAATCAAAGAAAAGATGGGCTTCTCTTAACCAACGATGATGGTGATGGTGATGGCGATGGCGATGGAGATAATCGCGAATCAAAGAAAACAGTGCTAGGTGCAGTGGGAGACATGACAAGACTGGAGCATCGGATTATTGTCTCAGGGAGTGGGTTCCACCAAAGATGGAGCGATGTACAACCGTCAGATCTGCTATATCTACGATCTGAATTGATCATCAGCGGCAGCCGTAGATTGTCGACGGCTTTCGGATCTCGGCCATCAGTAGGGAGGCAGCAACAGCAGCAGAATGCGGAGGGAGAAGGGAACGAGCGGGTAGGAGAGAGCATTGATGAAGAAAGTGGCAGAAGCGTAATAAATTCGAGAAGCGTGTCGGAAATCACAGGACTCAACAGGTTTTCGAGCAGAGAGAGTAACAACAGCCGTCACCATCGAGAACGACAGGCGGGGGTTGTATCGAGATGGTTGGCTTGGATTTCTTCTCGGTCACAAAAAGATGTACGGGCCAACCGTACTCCCACTGACGTTGCGGCTTAG
- the LOC110642809 gene encoding uncharacterized protein LOC110642809 gives MALVTHQMQSSYATFPARLLSWNKGFKLKKHVATLHLCGKTDRCFPIKRNLHLSVGACVHERKVKLLKISAFKGSAQNAESGNRANGSKVAKHSVKVSYVPKESGENIMESPKVHSIPVSYTSDGNEGIAGSPAIHKLFKKWLNMLRTKSPIQGAAEILGEGPPSSEELQQTQSTAQTRERGKILKAVWIHFLGLDATLKIPLLFFVPLYLAVNVIYGVDVSKELTPLWILGPPIVAFYIKMLQVLWALYVFSFRQTVKLIKNLPIYYLVASSYISQGKLKQDVQARVFQPVLNVKNLDYKELSRKKMKEFEEWFMDKYLDFVESIWPYYCRTIRFLKRANLI, from the exons ATGGCGCTAGTGACCCATCAAATGCAG AGTTCATATGCAACATTTCCAGCGAGGCTTTTATCATGGAACAAAGGGTTCAAATTGAAGAAACATGTAGCAACACTTCACTTGTGTGGAAAAACAGATAGGTGTTTCCCAATAAAGCGTAATCTTCATTTAAG TGTCGGGGCTTGTGTTCATGAACGCAAAGTGAAGCTTTTGAAAATTTCAGCCTTTAAAGGTAGTGCACAAAATGCAGAATCTGGAAACAGAGCAAATGGATCCAAAGTTGCAAAGCATTCTGTTAAAGTTTCTTATGTACCAAAAGAAAGTGGGGAGAACATAATGGAATCTCCGAAGGTTCACAGTATTCCAGTTTCCTATACCTCTGATGGAAATGAGGGGATTGCAGGATCACCTGCTATTCATAAATTATTCAAGAAATGGTTGAACATGTTGCGCACAAAATCACCAATTCAAGGAGCAGCTGAAATTTTGGGTGAAGGACCACCTTCAAGTGAAGAATTACAACAAACTCAGAGTACTGCTCAAACCAGGGAAAGAGGCAAGATACTAAAGGCAGTTTGGATTCACTTTCTGGGACTAGATGCAACATTAAAGATACCCTTATTGTTTTT CGTCCCTTTGTACCTTGCAGTCAATGTGATTTATGGGGTTGATGTGTCAAAGGAGTTGACTCCTTTGTGGATTTTGGGGCCGCCAATTGTAGCATTCTACATCAAGATGCTCCAAGTTTTGTGGGCTCTCTACGTCTTCAGCTTTAGACAGACAGTAAAACTAATCAAGAACTTACCTATTTACTATTTGGTGGCCTCTAGCTATATTTCTCAGGGGAAGCTTAAACAAGATGTACAAGCTCGTGTGTTCCAACCTGTCTTAAACGTTAAGAACCTAGACTACAAAGAGTTATCAAGGAAAAAGATGAAGGAATTTGAAGAGTGGTTCATGGATAAGTACCTTGATTTTGTGGAATCTATATGGCCCTATTACTGTAGGACTATCAGATTCTTAAAGAGGGCTAATCTGATTTAA
- the LOC110642830 gene encoding uncharacterized protein LOC110642830 isoform X1 produces MAAKVGSSLFSCVATSLCSSFKPKRSSQSQLSLVERPNVQLHYNAQKLRNAKVNSCLFIGGLVKLSRKPTGQSVLCATSQDETQYSEVKSDELEPEDHNSTAETLSSTIRSFNQSQGTDGKPGLVSFYNRPYKTEDVVIKTNVQKDKSSLLWFVGPTVLVASFVYPSLYLRRILSTVFEDSLLTDFLILFFTEALFYSGVAVFVLLIDHLRRPMEPESAENGGTTLASHVGQQISSVAALLLSLIIPMVTMGLVWPWTGPAASATLAPYLVGIVVQFAFEQYARYRKSPSWPVIPIIFQVYRLHQLNRAAQLVTALSFTVRGAEMTSHNLEISSSLGTLLNVLQFLGVICIWSLSSFLMKFYPSTARTAE; encoded by the exons ATGGCTGCTAAAGTCGGTTCTTCTTTATTTTCCTGCGTGGCCACTTCACTTTGTTCTTCTTTTAAACCTAAGAGAAGCTCCCAGTCCCAG CTCAGCTTGGTGGAAAGACCAAATGTTCAATTGCATTATAATGCTCAGAAGCTTAGAAATGCTAAAG TCAACTCGTGCCTCTTCATAGGCGGGCTGGTAAAATTAAGCAGAAAACCCACAGGACAAAGTGTGCTTTGTGCAACTTCTCAAGATGAGACACAGTACAGTGAGGTCAAATCAGATGAATTGGAGCCAGAAGATCATAATTCTACTGCTGAAACTCTCTCGTCTACAATCAGGTCATTTAATCAATCTCAGGGAACTGATGGAAAGCCAGGTTTAGTTTCATTTTATAATCGCCCTTATAAGACAGAAGATGTAGTTATTAAAACTAATGTGCAAAAGGACAAGAGCAGCCTATTATGGTTTGTGGGTCCCACTGTTCTTGTAGCCTCTTTTGTTTACCCCTCACTTTATTTGCGGAGAATACTTTCTACAGTATTTGAGGACTCTTTACTGACAG ATTTCCTAATATTGTTCTTCACAGAAGCTCTTTTCTACTCTGGTGTTGCGGTTTTTGTTTTGCTCATAGACCATTTAAGGAGGCCCATGGAACCGGAATCTGCTGAAAATGGTGGCACAACCTTGGCTTCTCATGTGGGACAGCAAATTTCTTCTGTTGCTGCCTTGTTACTCAGTCTTATAATTCCTATGGTAACAATGGGCTTGGTATGGCCATGGACTGGCCCTGCAGCTTCTGCAACACTTGCTCCATACCTTGTTGGTATTGTTGTTCAGTTTGCATTTGAGCAATATGCAAGATATCGAAAGTCACCTTCATGGCCTGTCATCCCAATAATCTTTCAA GTTTATAGATTGCACCAACTGAATAGAGCTGCACAACTGGTGACAGCCCTATCATTCACAGTGAGAGGAGCTGAAATGACCTCGCACAATTTGGAGATAAGCAGTTCTTTGGGTACACTTTTGAATGTCCTCCAATTCCTTGGTGTCATCTGCATTTGGTCACTCTCAAGCTTCCTCATGAAGTTTTACCCATCCACTGCCAGGACTGCAGAGTGA
- the LOC110642830 gene encoding uncharacterized protein LOC110642830 isoform X2, whose protein sequence is MIVAKMRCLGFTSLVERPNVQLHYNAQKLRNAKVNSCLFIGGLVKLSRKPTGQSVLCATSQDETQYSEVKSDELEPEDHNSTAETLSSTIRSFNQSQGTDGKPGLVSFYNRPYKTEDVVIKTNVQKDKSSLLWFVGPTVLVASFVYPSLYLRRILSTVFEDSLLTDFLILFFTEALFYSGVAVFVLLIDHLRRPMEPESAENGGTTLASHVGQQISSVAALLLSLIIPMVTMGLVWPWTGPAASATLAPYLVGIVVQFAFEQYARYRKSPSWPVIPIIFQVYRLHQLNRAAQLVTALSFTVRGAEMTSHNLEISSSLGTLLNVLQFLGVICIWSLSSFLMKFYPSTARTAE, encoded by the exons ATGATTGTTGCCAAAATGAGATGCCTTGGTTTTACAAG CTTGGTGGAAAGACCAAATGTTCAATTGCATTATAATGCTCAGAAGCTTAGAAATGCTAAAG TCAACTCGTGCCTCTTCATAGGCGGGCTGGTAAAATTAAGCAGAAAACCCACAGGACAAAGTGTGCTTTGTGCAACTTCTCAAGATGAGACACAGTACAGTGAGGTCAAATCAGATGAATTGGAGCCAGAAGATCATAATTCTACTGCTGAAACTCTCTCGTCTACAATCAGGTCATTTAATCAATCTCAGGGAACTGATGGAAAGCCAGGTTTAGTTTCATTTTATAATCGCCCTTATAAGACAGAAGATGTAGTTATTAAAACTAATGTGCAAAAGGACAAGAGCAGCCTATTATGGTTTGTGGGTCCCACTGTTCTTGTAGCCTCTTTTGTTTACCCCTCACTTTATTTGCGGAGAATACTTTCTACAGTATTTGAGGACTCTTTACTGACAG ATTTCCTAATATTGTTCTTCACAGAAGCTCTTTTCTACTCTGGTGTTGCGGTTTTTGTTTTGCTCATAGACCATTTAAGGAGGCCCATGGAACCGGAATCTGCTGAAAATGGTGGCACAACCTTGGCTTCTCATGTGGGACAGCAAATTTCTTCTGTTGCTGCCTTGTTACTCAGTCTTATAATTCCTATGGTAACAATGGGCTTGGTATGGCCATGGACTGGCCCTGCAGCTTCTGCAACACTTGCTCCATACCTTGTTGGTATTGTTGTTCAGTTTGCATTTGAGCAATATGCAAGATATCGAAAGTCACCTTCATGGCCTGTCATCCCAATAATCTTTCAA GTTTATAGATTGCACCAACTGAATAGAGCTGCACAACTGGTGACAGCCCTATCATTCACAGTGAGAGGAGCTGAAATGACCTCGCACAATTTGGAGATAAGCAGTTCTTTGGGTACACTTTTGAATGTCCTCCAATTCCTTGGTGTCATCTGCATTTGGTCACTCTCAAGCTTCCTCATGAAGTTTTACCCATCCACTGCCAGGACTGCAGAGTGA
- the LOC110642830 gene encoding uncharacterized protein LOC110642830 isoform X3 gives MPWFYKLSLVERPNVQLHYNAQKLRNAKVNSCLFIGGLVKLSRKPTGQSVLCATSQDETQYSEVKSDELEPEDHNSTAETLSSTIRSFNQSQGTDGKPGLVSFYNRPYKTEDVVIKTNVQKDKSSLLWFVGPTVLVASFVYPSLYLRRILSTVFEDSLLTDFLILFFTEALFYSGVAVFVLLIDHLRRPMEPESAENGGTTLASHVGQQISSVAALLLSLIIPMVTMGLVWPWTGPAASATLAPYLVGIVVQFAFEQYARYRKSPSWPVIPIIFQVYRLHQLNRAAQLVTALSFTVRGAEMTSHNLEISSSLGTLLNVLQFLGVICIWSLSSFLMKFYPSTARTAE, from the exons ATGCCTTGGTTTTACAAG CTCAGCTTGGTGGAAAGACCAAATGTTCAATTGCATTATAATGCTCAGAAGCTTAGAAATGCTAAAG TCAACTCGTGCCTCTTCATAGGCGGGCTGGTAAAATTAAGCAGAAAACCCACAGGACAAAGTGTGCTTTGTGCAACTTCTCAAGATGAGACACAGTACAGTGAGGTCAAATCAGATGAATTGGAGCCAGAAGATCATAATTCTACTGCTGAAACTCTCTCGTCTACAATCAGGTCATTTAATCAATCTCAGGGAACTGATGGAAAGCCAGGTTTAGTTTCATTTTATAATCGCCCTTATAAGACAGAAGATGTAGTTATTAAAACTAATGTGCAAAAGGACAAGAGCAGCCTATTATGGTTTGTGGGTCCCACTGTTCTTGTAGCCTCTTTTGTTTACCCCTCACTTTATTTGCGGAGAATACTTTCTACAGTATTTGAGGACTCTTTACTGACAG ATTTCCTAATATTGTTCTTCACAGAAGCTCTTTTCTACTCTGGTGTTGCGGTTTTTGTTTTGCTCATAGACCATTTAAGGAGGCCCATGGAACCGGAATCTGCTGAAAATGGTGGCACAACCTTGGCTTCTCATGTGGGACAGCAAATTTCTTCTGTTGCTGCCTTGTTACTCAGTCTTATAATTCCTATGGTAACAATGGGCTTGGTATGGCCATGGACTGGCCCTGCAGCTTCTGCAACACTTGCTCCATACCTTGTTGGTATTGTTGTTCAGTTTGCATTTGAGCAATATGCAAGATATCGAAAGTCACCTTCATGGCCTGTCATCCCAATAATCTTTCAA GTTTATAGATTGCACCAACTGAATAGAGCTGCACAACTGGTGACAGCCCTATCATTCACAGTGAGAGGAGCTGAAATGACCTCGCACAATTTGGAGATAAGCAGTTCTTTGGGTACACTTTTGAATGTCCTCCAATTCCTTGGTGTCATCTGCATTTGGTCACTCTCAAGCTTCCTCATGAAGTTTTACCCATCCACTGCCAGGACTGCAGAGTGA